Genomic DNA from Perca flavescens isolate YP-PL-M2 chromosome 14, PFLA_1.0, whole genome shotgun sequence:
CAACTGATTTAAAGGTGtggtaggtaagacttataaaactatctttctgtcatatttgctgaaactgaccctatgttcgagtagaaactcaaaaaaaatccccccaattccctgttcagatgcaccaatcaaggCCGGGGAGGGTCTAACtacgtgtcaatcactgctcatgcacacacattcattctccctggTGGGGGGAGCGGGATACgagaccgtttttttttttttgttgctttacctgaaaggggggagggactgagaagttgttgattttcaaattttttggctaagtcctggatcttcacaatcctacctacagcacctttaaagaagTACAAGTTCTTTGGAAAGTaagtttttggtttaaaaaaaaaaaaaaaaaaagataaggaAATGTACAGTAGCTGTACAACAACCTCCCAAGGGCCTGTAAATGACCTGAACAACTCTAAGCATCTGACTTCTTATTTATTCAAAGAAGCGACTTCTGAGTAATTCCCCTTGTCCCTTTCTATTGTTCAACTGTTTCCCAGGACATTTGCTCAAAACTGCAGAAACATCGAAGTGTTGAACCTAAACGGCTGCACCAAGATCACAGACAGCACTTGTCTCAGCCTCAGCAAGTTTTGCTACAAACTCAAACAGCTAGATCTCACCTCCTGTGTGTCCATCAGCAACCACTCTCTCAAGGCCCTCAGGTAGCACCTGCACACTTGGCATTACCCTGGTAACCCAAACCCATATAACATAACCCCTATTATCAACATTACAATTCCTCCTCAAGCCCTCACACAcaatatgtaataatataatataagacATATCTCCATTTGGGCTCACATGtcctgtgtgttttgttttgatcTTGTTTGCGGATGCTTAGCGATGGCTGCAGAATGCTGGAGATGTTGAACCTGTCATGGTGTGACCAGATCACACGTGATGGCATTGAGGCTCTGGCTAGAGGCTGCAATGGTTTACGAGCACTGTTCCTCAGAGGCTGCACACAGGtacagttattttatttttgaccaTTTCCAGAGTGCTTTTATACCatgttgaaatacatttttgagtTACAGTTCCATAAGGACATAATTATGGcgcgtcttttttttttttttttttttttaaacaaatgttcACTATAAAATACCAAGATTTCTTAAAAGGAGTAGATTGGTTAAGACATtttacctgttttttttttatcttccctTGCATCAAGATGTTGTGTTACTTGCTGCCACAGGACAGTGTTTACAGTTTACTGTAAACAGGGTCCTCTGGTGGTGAAGACAGCTCGCACTATGCTTCAGCTGaggaaaaaatgtaaaacaaatggTAAAACTCAAAACAAATACCCATATATTCCCTgattatttaatataaaaaccAAGACCACAATATACACAAAACGCCACACTTCTTTCCCATTGCTAAAAAATTGAAGCAGGCCTTACTCAAGAAAAATGTGCCCTTTTCCCTATCTACTGTTCCCAACACAGTACATTTTCCATTCAATTTTCTTTACTTAATCTTAATGGTTGGTTTTTTGTTGATGTAGTGGTTTGTGTCAGactggcattttatttttctgctgCCTCTGTAGAGCCAATATATTCTTCAGGCTGTGTGTTcagttgttgtctttttttcttttagtctAGTCTATTTTTCTTGTCTGGAAAAATACCATGAAGCCCCTATGAATCATCTTTTGGGGCTCACAGTACAGTAGTCACATGTGAATTGATTTAACTCATTGGAAAATGATGGTGTAATCGAGGAAAGGTTTTTCCCatcaacacacaaaaacacggACACATACATATTGATCTTGGTGTTTGATTAACAATAttgtgcattttctttatttaacccAGCTGGAAGATGGAGCATTGAAACACCTTCAGAAACACTGCCCAGAACTCACCACCATCAATATGCAGTCTTGTACAGTAAGACATTTGGTTGTGGGGTGAGGGGAGATAGAGACCGATAATAATACATGAGGAATGTGTCCCTATGCCTCggtgtttttgtaatttgtcTTCTGTTGCCTCCAGCAGATAACAGATGAAGGCCTGGTCAGTCTGTGCCGAGGCTGCCACAAGCTGCAGATCCTTTGTGTGTCTGGCTGCAGTAACATCACTGACGCCTCCCTCACTGCAATGGGACTCAACTGTCCCCGACTCAAGTAAGAAAAACACacctgtcccccccccccatccttcACAAGGACAACAGCTAAACACAGGACTGCAAAATATCCTTCTCAGGGCCTGTGATTAGTGTCATTTCTAAAAATGGACTAGAATCaacataaatatttaaaattgtagCTGCCTGAAATGCCAGACTACACAgaaagtctctttttttttattgagtgtTGTCCTTCCAGTGGCTTGTAAACATGTAAAATTTTTGAGAGACAGGTACATCAGAGCTGTCACTATACgtcaaacaaaaagaagaaggtCCCACACTGTCTAAAACTTGgaaataaaatatttcattGGACAGACAAGGTTAAGATCTGACAAGGATCTCAGGTCTGATTCAAACCCATACCCAATTGCTGGCTGATGATTTTGATTAAAACCATACCCTCCAATTAGCCTttacaaggtgtgtgtgtgtgtgtgtgtgtgtgtgtgtgtgtgtgtgtgtgtgtgtgtgtgtgtgtgtgtgtgtgtgtgtgtgtgtgtgtgtgtgtgtgtgtgtgtgtgtgtgtgtgtgtgtgtgtgtgtgtgtgtgtgtgtgttcaggatcCTTGAAGCTGCACGATGCTCCCATGTTACGGATGCTGGGTTCACTGTACTGGCCAGAGTGAGTTTCATTTTGCTCTCTTTGTCCTGTTTTCTCTTCTGTGAACCTTTTCTTGGGTAATCCATTTCCCCTCGATATCTGTGCGTTTGATATAatgatttctgtttttcttcacaGAATTGTCATGAGCTTGAAAAAATGGACTTAGAAGAATGTATTTTGGTAGGACAATTTGTGTTTTCCTTATTTATTCCCAACATCATGCTCATGGTATTTATCTGTGTTGAATCTGGAATCATACTTGGCTTTGATTGATTTGTCTGGCTAGAGATGGATTGTAGGAAGGGTATGTTTCCAGCCAAGAGGGAGAGTGAGCAGTCCAATGACTTCAGTATTTAAATTGATTTTGACAGAaagcagagagggagacagaaaaggaGTGACGCAGGAGAAAAGGTTTTAGCGGGTTTACAAAACTTGACACGAACATGCAACACCTGCTTCCACAAACTGTGATTTAAGACTCAACTGTCTCTAGACATGTAAGAACAGTTTGATCAACAAGCATTTCCTCTCCTCAGGTGACAGATAACACTCTGGTTCAGCTGTCTATCCACTGCCCTCGCCTGCAAGCACTGgtaaacatttacatttgaagTTCTGATTTTGTGCCAGGATCTGCCTTACCCTGTGTGCATGCTTACTGAGCTTTAATCCATCTATCTGTGTGCCTTCAACCCTATTTGCTGTGTCCCGGCCAGTCCTTGTCCCACTGCGAGCTGATCACAGATGATGGCATTAGAGCTCTGAGCAGCAGTACCTGTGGCCAAGAGCGCCTCACCGTGGTGGAGCTGGACAACTGCCCCCTCATCACTGATGTGACCCTGGAGCACCTGAAGAGCTGCCATCGTCTGGAGCGCATTGAGCTCTACGACTGTCAGCAAGTGACCAGGGCTGGCATCAAACGCATCCGGGTCAGTGAAGTGACGATTGGATCAGTGACTTCCTAAAATCGCTTTTCTGCTCAGTTATTCTCTACCTTATTTCTCTAAAAAATCATACACTGTAGTTTATACCcaagttaaataaatagtttaattTGCATATAATAAGaggagaagatcaataccactttcCAGTATAACAGTTGTATTGatattctcatctaactctccacAAGTTAGTGAATAAGTGTATTTCACAAAGCGTTAATCTATTCCTTTTAGGAGAAATTGGCTACAGGAGAGAATCCTGATCACATGCATACATATGCAtgtcttttgtgtctttttatacTTTTGTATTAACACACCTCTTCCCTACACAGGCCCACCTTCCAGAGATCAAGGTCCACGCCTACTTTGCCCCAGTGACACCTCCTCCCTCTGTACATGGAGGTGGCCAGCGTCTGTGCCGCTGCTGCATCATCCTCTGACAGTGGAGGGCCAGGGGGGGCCACCTCTGTCTGCAGGTCCTGCTGCTCTGATATGggctgaaatgggttttttggggggggttatGGGCTGGGGTAGGGGAGAGGAGGGGCTGGACCCACTCACTGCTCCTGatcacagatcaaaacatagaCTGATCACCCCTGATCAGTTGAACCCgaccctcctctctccttttgCTCACCAGTCAGGATTGCAACAGTCCTGGGTTTGGGTGTGGAAGGCTGGGTGGAAAgaacatggatggatggatggactcgcactttttctctctctatctcattctctctttctcactgtAAAGGCAAAAACAGGTTCTCCACTCCATCCTGCAATTCACATCCCTGActgtccccccaaaaaaaaaaaaaaaaaaaaagatgatattGTCATCTTGGACAACAGTTTGCTCTCTGTGGAGTATCATAACCAATCACACGACACCTCTATGTGACCATCCTGTGATTCATTCTGCTTTGACCAATAAACATGCAGCATGGAGCGAGAGGAGAGCTGGGTTGTAGATAATGCAGATCTTCTGGATGTAAACAGTGAAGCTTTGGCACGGCCAGCTCAAATCTTTAGTGTGGAAGAGCTGAGAAGAAACAGGACGTACAGAATGGGACATGTGACATATGACATATTTGTGCATCTGAAAAACTTTTGTTGAGATTTAGATTCTGTATGTACAGAGAATGTTttgcaatggaaaaaaaaaagaaatcacacatATGGCAACTCACTCAAAATTGGGGTaggccaacaaaaaaaaaaacattttttttcagtgcttATTGTAATTGTCCATGCCTGTCTATGCAGAGAGGGATATGTGTTCGCCATTCtttttaaaatagaaaagaagCAACTGTTGCTGTTTAACAGAAAAAGGAGCTATGATTCATACCCTCAGCGTCTAAAATCGTAATGTTGACTCAGTATGTTGCTCTGATGAGTGGCCTCTCCTGTGTACTGCGGTTATGTTGGCTTATAGGCCCTGATCCAATCCTGTCCGTAGCCCTGTGCACTAGCTCCTATACTTGACCACTTAAACATTTGTTTACATCCTGGATTAGGTCAGCACCACAGACAAACTTGTTTACATCAGTAGGTTTCCAGTCTCCCTACTATTCAGAGTGAGTTTAGAAACACTGATACAACTGTGGTATACCCACTGTTTTTAACTGGACTGTGAAGGCCATTATTCAGATGTATTGCTGTGTGTATTTGGATATTAATCAGGGCTAACGTTGGTGCAACTTTGCttcaaaattatataaaaatttGCTTAAGGCTGAGATAATAGTTATTATAAGGTCAGCAACAGCACCTCAACTTTTTGACAATCACATGAGTTATGTATTTGAAAGTTAACTTATTGTAGTTTTGTGTAGTTGGCAATGTACTGATGATGTAGGATATAATTAATTGTCTGTATTCAAAATACTCCCCTAATGCCCCAAGCAGCACATTAGAGAGGATTAAGAAATAACATTTGACACAGGTCTTATGGGATTTACCAATCTAATGTATTAAATTGATCAGCACCAAATTTCCACTCATCCAGTTTTACAAAACCTGTGTGACAACAGGGATGTGATATGCAGTGACTGGAAAGCCCCAGAACCAAAAGCGTTTTTTTCATTCTATACAGAcactccttccaatcagcaggCTCTCAACATTATATGTCTTGCCATGCAGAGTAACACATATATGGGGCATGAAATACCACTTCTTAAAGCActgaaaatacaacaaaacagaAGCAGTTTGCAATTTTGCGCTAAAGAAGAAACTGGCAAGTGCTGTGTAGTGCTAAGTGCTCAAAGACTGGGGAGATTGGCAGGGCAGTGGATAGGACTGAAACAGGGAGAGCAGACAGAAAGACGAAGAAAGATTCAGATGGATATAGCTGACTTGACTGGCTGTGATACTAATGCCCTCTCCGACAGctgttttaacagttttatgtttaagaaaataaataaataaataaatgaaaaaataaatgaacaaaagaataaataaaagtgactAATAGTAAATGTGCTTTGTCTCTCTAGTGTGAGATTTTGTCTCCCATTCTCTATAACTAAACCGTCTCTGTTTATAATAAAAATGCGGCAAACTGCATACCGGCCACACCGCAGCTCAACCGCTAGATGTCACCCAAGAGCGGTGTAGACggcagacacacccacacaaacagtGCTGTTTGTTTGATTCATGACTATTGCAGAAAACCGGAATTATCTAACCATTAGTAAtgccaaaaaataattttacttaGTTAGTGTATCTCTCGCTCTATTTGGGGACAAGTGCGGTCCACTGTAACGTTACACTTAATAATTCGTAATTTACAACAGGCATTATGCTGGCTAGCTGTGCGGTTCTCGAAGACCCTGATCGTTCATCGGTTGCTTCGCCTGGTGAATTGCAGTCACCGGTAGCGCGCAAGCTTATTGAGACAGCGCCTCTTAACGGGTTTAGCGGGAGCGGTGATTATTCCTGGATAAAGAGAAACCAGTTACCGCGGGACTGGATCTGAGCCCCTATTGTTGAAGTTTGGTGCAACTTTACCGCTAAAGGAATCGACAGCTGAACGCTCGGCAGACTTTCCAGCCCGTGGGCATGGAATAGAAAAGCGGAGTGGAGCCAGGCGTTAGGCCTGCGgataactaacgttagctagctgagCTAGGTGATGGGAAGCGGTCTATCCTTGTTTGGGTCGCTGTGCTAACTAGCTTGGTGCTATTTTTGCTAGCATAACAATTAGCCAACCAGGGTTGCTGGCTTGTTTTGATGTTGATATATTGAAGGAACCTGCTGGGGTCCACTACACTTGTTTCCTTAACTTTCTCGAAGTTTTAAGTTAACCTTCTGAGCTAACATTATATAATAAGGAAGCTAACAGTTAGCGAGCTTTGTCTTTGTCGTTGTTTTGAGCAGTGGGATGAATTGTGTGTTAAATTAATCTGTAAcgttatatttattttgtaaaaaaggAATTGCATGTTGATGCTCAAACATCAGTTCGACGCAGTCCAGACCGCAAAGTATATCTGTCCCTCCACGTTACAATTAAAATAGTTTTCGGTCCTTTAGTCCCAGTCTCACCGACCGCTGTCTCCTTTCTTTGGCCGACTTCTGTGGCTGGCCACACGGCACTGAGTGCCCAATGGAGGAACATGACAACATGGACTATTTTTACCAGCAGGTAGTGCAGAAAGATGTTACCCGTAGGTTGCAGGTCGGACAGGACCTCATTGACTACCTGAATGACCCGCACCGGTCCCCGGACGTGGAGCAGGACAAACCCCGGCTGGATAAGACCATAGACGAGCTAACGGGATGGGTGAACTCCAGCAATTTCAAGGTGAGAGATCTTGGCCAGTCATCGTATGAGGTTATCGCAGTATCACTGCAGCAGTCACCTTCTCGGCCTGTTCATGACTTATTTTTCACCAGTTTACCAAGTGAGCTGGAAGAGAGAGTGGGGTAACGTTAATGGGGATTTTATATCATTTGCCAAGAGGTTGGTTTCAATGCGACGAACCTCAGCAGAGATTAGGCATTTTAAACGAGCTGTCATCACCTGAgtggtatgtagagagaaaTCGTAACATATTTAAAACAGAGCtaatcaaactggtagcccatTTTCATATCTGACAACACATTTTGCATACAGCGCTCTATCTCCATCTACTTACGAAACCTAGAAAAAGCTAAAggacatgtttgtttttgactACCTAGTAGTCTATTTCTAGATCACAAGAGTCAGACATATTTAAATGTCATGCCAGTGACTGAGTAGGACATTTGCAGGGCAGGGTTTATATTGTGGTATTGGCTGagactctgtgtctgtgttgagGGGGACCCCATTGTCAGGACTGTAGACTACTGGATGGGATGGGGGAGGGGTTAGCAGACTCATTGTGTACCCTATGCTTTCTCGCCAAGCCATGacgtttattgtcatatgcacagttACAAACAAGTTTTCCTGTACAATGAAATTCTTAATTTGCCTTCCTCTGTGAATGCCATTTACAAGAAAACATGAGGTataaagaaatacaataaaaataataaagaacactatgtacaatatacaatataatatccTTCTCTCATATatccctcgctctctctttttctccctccctctctcagacacactgtgtgtgtgtgtgtgtgtgtgtgtgtgtgtgtgtgtgtgtgtgtgtgtgtgtggccttgtTGGCTTTGTCTTTGCCATATCTCAAAAATGCTGGAATGTGACATTTTTGCCAAGTTATCACACAGATCCAGACAGCAAGTAAAAACAGTCTGAAATCTCTTTCCAAGGCATGCTAAAATTTGAATCCCAAATCTCTGAACTGATTAAAACTGTCTACACTTATATGTAGGACTCCGCTAGACTGTAAGAGTGTGTTCAGCTTAACGAAAGCATCTTCTCTTGGTCTCTCCTTCTAGTGGTAGAAAATGTTCATTTTGCACAGTCCCATGATCTGGTTTTGCATCTAACTACCTCAAAACTAATTTGAGAGAACTGTAGACATTCATAGAAATAGTAAAAACATTTGCAGTTTAGACTTAAAAGATcaattgaaaataaatgttacatGATGAATCTTCTCAAATTACTGCCCAGACCCAATTTGTTTGATGTGAATACGTGAACTATTACCACCTCTTGAATCAACCCCATAAGAATTACATCTCCAGCTGTAACAAGCCAATGTGTCCCTTTGTTCAGATTTGTTCCTTTATGTTGATGACACATACAGTAACTTGAGCTCAGTATCTGGCAGTGATGAGCAACTGAGTGAGTTGTGACCCCCAGAGGCCTTGACAGAAGGCTTTTAGTGATGCTGATTTGCTTCCTGTCGGCAAAAGGACAGTAAGCAAGATGCTGAGTCAGCACAGAGAGAAGGATGAATGGAGAGATGATGCAAAGTTGAAAGCAGTGCATAATGAAGGAGTTAGAGGGGGAATCCAGAACTGGGGTGATAAATGGGGTAAGGGTAGGTTAGAGCTGGACgatataaagatatatatattgtcacaacaatataaaaatgttcatCTTGTATATATGGTTTCTATATGTGAGTAAACCAGCGGCCGAACTGCGTTACGGGAATCTCCCAGCCCTAGGGTTGGTGACCCGAAAACACAAGTCAAGACTCATAAATACATTACATGTTCGGAGAAGGAGACTGTTGCACCAAAGTTCCTCTTTtagaaatgtgtaaaaatattGCTTTTCGCCTCTCCCCTTGGCCCTCTTCATCACTCCATTTCACTTGTGTGTCCTTATCTTTTTGTTTTGACAATGAGTCAATTTTATGTTCTCGTTTCTTTCCTTGTTCCCTCATATACTTATGCGCAGGGGCTTCTATAATGTGTGAGAAATGTAAACGGAGGGCATTCATATTGTATGCTGCATTTATGGGCAGCAGAGCCAGACACTGACTGTACTGATCGAGGGTTGATACTGCTAACAGACTGCCCTGAACAGACACTCTGATCTTTGTGATTTTGTTTGAATTAAGATCAAGTGTCAAATATGCTTAATTATTTTTACGCTCAAACCTTGATAAAGTATGTATCACAATGCAGGCTTTAGGATACAATACGCAAACGCTCCGTACAGTCAGCATTTACCGGTTAAATATAGCCACTGCTGCGTTAATAGGTTATTGTTaaactatttttgtttttgtctgatgTTCCTAAACCCTTCCTGCATGTGCTAAAGTGAAAATAATTGATTTCagcttttatacattttttgtgtgcCTCATTTTGAGAAGAAGAACTGCAGCTGCTTATTGCAGTTTGGTAAAATCTCAGAGCTCAAATGCATGAAAATGAAGGTATACGTTGTCTTTCCCATTCTGTTTCCTTTATCCTCAGTAGTCACGTACTACCCTTAGTGGAGCTGTGGGCTAGGTGAAAATCCTGTTATGATTCTGTTActacacaaaaaacaaacaaaggtaCGTTTTTGCCATTGCTTTGTACCACAAAGTTCTGTTTAACAGCAATGTGCCTCATGCCTACCGATTGCACAGTGACCACACAGATGAAAGTGAATGTATATTTAGTAGCACGGCTTTAGCAGGGATTTTAACTTACATAGGCCTCCATTCGCTCTCAGTAAGCCATGGCAACAAATCCACACATCTGAGAAGCTGGAGCCATCAAATGTTTGGCCTTTGTGCTTGATAAACTACTTAAACCGGTGTCGACAAATTTCTTGGTTATCAATGGATTTATGGTCTAATTGTTTCAGCATCTTTGCACATTTTGTCCAAATGTTGCTGTGTGAGCCTTGGACCCTTAAATCACTTAAAGCCCCTCTAGAATCCAGAGTAAACCCTCTACGTGGTATGCGAATAAGCAGGCTAGACCAACTGAGTTTTCACAAAGAACCATTCATACTTGGCTACATATTTATAGTTTATTTTTCTCCAGCATACCTCAGTTGCACTGATGTTTTGAAACTTGCAGTCTTAAGATTCAGGGGTGTCCTTTTAAGTTGCATTCACACTACTacgtttttatttaaaaatgcataTCTTTGCTACATTTATGTCCAATGTGTCCAATTATGTCCACAGTACTCCagcgtttccgagcccctaaaacggagacattttgAAACGCTGCTTAAGCTTGAAAACTCTGgggttgcgttgtagtctgGAAGCACAGAAATGATGACCTTTTGAAACGTCAACGCACATTAGTCAGTCTTATCAGTTAGGTAATCTTacatacctttcagtaacagtccCACCTCATCGTTggtccaagcaaataaatccctggTCTTACttgccattgttgttctttctccaaagtatattcaacttatacatccatgattatCAACCACAGAGTAACGTTAGAcattctgcttcctgtttacatcgGCACTTGCGTGCCCAGTGTATGTGAATGAATATTCATGTGATATGCAATATCAGCGGGTTAATATGGACGGAGAACATTTATGATATGGAGCCTAAAGGCTTGTGTGGATGGagatcatttttgtttcaaaaagctgtttaaaaatGCAGATGTAGTAGTGTGGATGTAACCTTAGACACCGCTTTGTCCACATGCCCAATGTTTTTAGAATTTGGGGGTGATACCTAAGTACCAATTTGGTCTTTAttttttctccttctttcctccctctgtccgTCCTCACCCTTAGTCAGTTACTTCACTGCAGGAGAAAATTTCCCCTCCTTCTTCATTTTTCTCCTGTCCAAGGTAGATAACAAGCCCAGCCTTTTCCATCTCTcatcctctgtctctttctctctgtctctcttcaagTGAAGATGCCATATGGTTGTGGGCGCTGAGCTTGTTTGGGGTGCTGGGTGGAGGAGGAGTGGAGGCCTAAGGGCTGCTTCCTTCCTGTACTGTTTCTTCTTTCTCCTGCTgtttttcctccctccctccttccctcctaaATTAGGTCAGTATGAGGCAGTAATCATAATTACCTAGAGCTCATATTTCCTCTCCAGGtgatttttctttccttcttcttcttcttcttcttcttcttcttcttctgtggtatAGCTTGGCCATCGTCCTGTATTTTTCCTCATTGCCCCCATCCTCCCCCTTTTTGTTTGTGTCGTTACCTGGCTCTGCTCTTCCTTTGACTAAAATAGGGAAACAACTGAAGGCTGACTCCCTACTCAAGGCAGAGGAGTCTGGAGAATAATGTTTtaatggattttctttttggacTGCTCAGTTTTACCGCAGCACTGCCAAAACAAGCATTCCAGGAGCACAGCGCAGTGTGGGATGTGATCCTAATCAGAAACACAGTGGAAAACTCAAATCTACCACTCAACAAAAATCCAGTCTACCTTCCCCCTACGAGTCCTATAACATGCCAGTTTTTCTTTTATGACTGAGCCCAATCACAGTGGTGATAGACAAGAGAGATGAGTTAGGGGGCTGTTAAGGGTCACTTTAACAAACATCATGACATTGTGAATACATTGCATACATCTTAACATGTTGTCACCTCAACTTAAACGTAAAATAAGTAATTCTCTATGAAGTTGCGTGGGATCAGGGGAGTTGTTGTCTCTACCAACATTGCTGTCATTGCAGTCAGCTTCTCCCAGTTAGCATTCCTTCAGTGTTCATCGTTCAGGAGGTTTTTACCAGAATTATCCGCAGAGGTATCCTCCTCTCCAAAACAAATGGGCCAGTTGATTAAAAttggtaaaaaataaagcaGTCTCATCTtaaaaatctgtttgtttttttccgatGCTGTTCAGCTCGTTGGCAGAGGGGCTGTGAGCTGAGCTGCCGTTTAAATTTGCTCAGCTTGTTTCTTTGATAACTTAAGATCAAGACGTCGGATGATTAAAATCCTTTATCCGGTTAAAATAAATAGAAGAAAACGACCAAGAtctaaaaagtgtttt
This window encodes:
- the fbxl2 gene encoding F-box/LRR-repeat protein 2 isoform X1; translated protein: MNGITKGRFEVFSNSDESPINKKLPKELLLRIFSYLDVVTLCRCGQVSKAWNVLALDGSNWQKIDLFNFQTDIEGRVVENISKRCGGFLRQLSLRGCLSVGDASMKTFAQNCRNIEVLNLNGCTKITDSTCLSLSKFCYKLKQLDLTSCVSISNHSLKALSDGCRMLEMLNLSWCDQITRDGIEALARGCNGLRALFLRGCTQLEDGALKHLQKHCPELTTINMQSCTQITDEGLVSLCRGCHKLQILCVSGCSNITDASLTAMGLNCPRLKILEAARCSHVTDAGFTVLARNCHELEKMDLEECILVTDNTLVQLSIHCPRLQALSLSHCELITDDGIRALSSSTCGQERLTVVELDNCPLITDVTLEHLKSCHRLERIELYDCQQVTRAGIKRIRAHLPEIKVHAYFAPVTPPPSVHGGGQRLCRCCIIL
- the fbxl2 gene encoding F-box/LRR-repeat protein 2 isoform X2, with amino-acid sequence MNGITKGRFEVFSNSDESPINKKLPKELLLRIFSYLDVVTLCRCGQVSKAWNVLALDGSNWQKIDLFNFQTDIEGRVVENISKRCGGFLRQLSLRGCLSVGDASMKTFAQNCRNIEVLNLNGCTKITDSTCLSLSKFCYKLKQLDLTSCVSISNHSLKALSDGCRMLEMLNLSWCDQITRDGIEALARGCNGLRALFLRGCTQLEDGALKHLQKHCPELTTINMQSCTITDEGLVSLCRGCHKLQILCVSGCSNITDASLTAMGLNCPRLKILEAARCSHVTDAGFTVLARNCHELEKMDLEECILVTDNTLVQLSIHCPRLQALSLSHCELITDDGIRALSSSTCGQERLTVVELDNCPLITDVTLEHLKSCHRLERIELYDCQQVTRAGIKRIRAHLPEIKVHAYFAPVTPPPSVHGGGQRLCRCCIIL